A region of the Chlamydia buteonis genome:
GCATATGCTCAGGATTACAAGGCCAGGCTAAGTCTTTTTCCCCGGGAGCTAAAGGAACCCCCACACTATGCAAACACTTATGAAAAACCCCAGATGTTCCTAAAGATTTTAATACTTCCTCTCCCATACGCGTCATGATCTTCATAGAACACACAACATAGGGAGAATCTGTAATTTCTACACCGATAAGAGAAAAGGGAGAATTTAACGGCCCCATGCAAAAAGGAACTACATACAAAGTTCTTCCACGCATACAGCCTCTAAAAAGACCTTGTAACTCCTCACGCATCTTATCAGGATCACGCCAGTTATTCGTTGGGCCAGCATCTTTTTGTTCTTTAGTGCAAATAAAAGTAAACTGTTCAACACGAGCAACGTCTTCAGGAGAAGAACGTACTAAAAAACAGTTGGGATGTAGATCTGGATTTAAAGGAATAGCCACTCCCGATTTTTGCATTATGCCATAGATTTCGGCATATTCAGAATCAGAGCCATTGCATATACGTATATCCTTAGGAGTTACTAATTCAGCAACTTCTTGGATCCACTGTTTTAAACCTTCATGCTGAATTTCATTGCTCCATAGACTGGTCATACCATATTCCCTTTGCGTTTCTTGAATTGATCTAGGTGTTCTAAAGCCTTCCCTGTGCCTAAACAAACAGCAAGTAAAGGATGAGGTGCTGTAATTACCGAAAGTCCTGTGTTTTTACTTAAAGCCTTGTCGAGACCTTTGATTAAAGCCCCGCCACCCGCTAATACCATTCCACGTTCAACTAAATCAGCAGACAGCTCTGGAGGACATTTCTCTAAAGTTAAACGGACGCATTCAATAATTTGTTGGATAGGCTCTGCTAAACATTCACGAATTTCTACAGAATTAATCCTTTTTGTAATAGGCAACCCCGCAACCTGATCACGACCACGAACTTCCATTTCAAGCTCATGATCTCCTAAAGGATACGCAGAACCAATAGTAATCTTAATTTCTTCAGCTGTACGGGGGCCTATCATAAGATTATAAGTACGACGCATGTAATTGATAATACACTCATCAAACTCATCCCCAGCAATACGTAAAGAACGTGATTCTACTATCCCTCCTAAAGAGATAATAGCTATCTCGGTAGTCCCACCACCGATATCAATAATCATACTCGCAGCAGGCTCATGAACAGGAAGATCGACACCAATAGCTGCAGCCATCGGCTCTTCTATCAAAATCACTTCCTGAGCTCCAGCATGTAAAGCCGAGTCTTCAACAGCTCGTTTTTCCACTCCGGTAATCCCAGAAGGAACAGCGATTAAAATTCTTGGACGAAACATGCTACGAGAAGGAGTAACACGCTTGATTAACGCTTTTAACATTCCTTCCGCTATTTCAAAATCTGCAATCACACCGTCCTTCATCGGACGAACAGCCATTATCTTACGTGGGGTTTTCCCCAACATAGCCTTAGCTTTATGACCAACAGCAAGAACCGTGTGAGTTTGAGCATCTACAGCGACTACAGAAGGCTCACTGAGCACAATACCGCGGCCACGAACATAAACTAAAGTGTTCGCTGTTCCTAAATCGATGCCAACATTACCAGAAAAAAAGTTGAAAACTTTATCAAAACGACCTAGAGTCTTGTTGTACAAGCGATTAGACAGATTTTTAATTTTAAATAAGCTTCGATGTGGGCTCATAGCATTATATCTGTAGCAATTCCAGTACTTCTTCCCAAGTCAACTTGGAAACGACTTCATCATCAGAGTTGATCACTTTCTTTACAAGGCTCTTTTTCCTATTTTGCAGCGTTAGAATTTTTTCTTCGATTGTATTTAACGTAACTAACTTATACGAAGACACCGAACGATTCTGCCCTATACGATGTACACGATCTGTCGCTTGATTTTCTACAGCAGGATTCCACCACATATCATAGTGAATTACTGTATCTGCACCAACCAGGTTCAACCCTGTTCCCCCTGCTTTTAACGAAATCAAGAAGACTAATAATCCAGGATCCTCGTTAAACTGATTAACTATTTCCAATCTGTTCTTGGTGGAACCATCCAAATAAACAAAACGAACTCCACGAGCCTCTAAGTCCTTTTTGATGATACTCAACATCTTGGTATACTGACTAAAGAGGACCGTTTTATGTCCTGTCTCCACAAGAGAAGAAAGAAGATCCATCAGCAAGTCATACTTTGCAGAATCTCCTGGCTCAGGAACGTCTTTTGCAAAAATCGCAGGGTGACAACAGATCTGTTTTAAACGAGTAAGTGTAGCAAGAACGTGAATATGAATACGATCAAAACCTTCTTGTTTCACCAAACGAGAAAGCTCTTTCTTAGCTGAAGCTGCGTAAGAATGATACAGTTCTTTCTGCGAATCTGTAAGATGACAGTGATACAGAATTTCCGAAACAGGAGGCAAATCTTCCAATACATCTTCTTTCATACGACGAAGAATAAATGGCGCTACCTTTTTCTTCAAAGCCACCATATTGTCGGTCTTATTCCCCATATAGTTGCCGGTACGGATGTACTTACCAACAAAGCGATCGTAACTGCTTAATAAACCGGGCATTAAGAAATCGAATAAACTCCATAACTCTTCCAAAGAATTTTCAATCGGGGTACCTGTTAGAATTAATCTATGCCCCGAACGAATCATTTTTACAGATTTCGCATTACGCGTTGTACGGTTCTTAATATGATGGGCTTCATCTAAAACTACATAATCAAAGACAAAATCCTTGTATACATCGATATCCTTTTGTAATAGGTTATACGAGGTAATGGCAACGTCATAATCTGACAAAGCAGCAAGTTGTCTACGTCTATATGAAGGGACACCATCAATAATCACAGTCTTAAATTCCGGATTGAATTTTCGGAACTCTTCTTTCCAATTGTATACCAAAGATGTTGGGCAGACAATTAACGAACACCCCTTGCCCTTCTCTAACTTACTTTGCGTAATCGCAATAATTGCTTGCAAAGTCTTCCCAAGTCCCATGTCATCGGCAAGAATACCATTGAGATGCATCTTTCTAAGACGTTCTAACCAATGAATCCCTTCAGTTTGATAACTACGCAATGTTGCCTGTATCTGCGCAGGAATCTCTTGGAATTTAAAATCAACTTCTCCACGAATTTGTTTTTGTATTTCTGCTAACTTTTTCGTCATTTTGAAGTTAACCGGAAGACCTTTGAAAAGCCCTGGAGAAATCCCTGTTAAACTCCATAAAGGGCACTTTTCTACAAAATCATCCAGAACTTTAAAACCGATTTCATTAAAGATCTGAATAACTGGAGAGATCTTCTCTAGGTCTAAAACC
Encoded here:
- a CDS encoding rod shape-determining protein, which encodes MSPHRSLFKIKNLSNRLYNKTLGRFDKVFNFFSGNVGIDLGTANTLVYVRGRGIVLSEPSVVAVDAQTHTVLAVGHKAKAMLGKTPRKIMAVRPMKDGVIADFEIAEGMLKALIKRVTPSRSMFRPRILIAVPSGITGVEKRAVEDSALHAGAQEVILIEEPMAAAIGVDLPVHEPAASMIIDIGGGTTEIAIISLGGIVESRSLRIAGDEFDECIINYMRRTYNLMIGPRTAEEIKITIGSAYPLGDHELEMEVRGRDQVAGLPITKRINSVEIRECLAEPIQQIIECVRLTLEKCPPELSADLVERGMVLAGGGALIKGLDKALSKNTGLSVITAPHPLLAVCLGTGKALEHLDQFKKRKGNMV